Within the Thermococcus sp. genome, the region GGCGAGTTCATCTGTGATTGCACTGCAACCGCCCTTAACGAGGCCCGGCCCTCCCCACTTCAGAGCGGCCTTGATTTCTCTCGCCAGTTCTCCTGCAGGAACGTCCAAGACACTATCGGCCCAGCCGAGGAAGCTTTTTATGAACAGGTCAACGAACTCGTTGTCACCTATTTTCTCCCTAATCCACTCGCGCCCGCTCATCTCGGCCTCTTCACCCTTTGGGAGTTTTCCGCGCTTCACATCTAGGAGGAGCTTTGTCGCCCTCGCCTTTTCAGTAAAGCTCAGGTACTTCCAGCCTTCCCGGTAGTGGAAGGTTTTGCCCCCGTAGAATATCATGCCCTTCGGGTTTGAGTTCATTATCTGAACGTTTGCACCGAGGAGTTTGAGAAGGTAAGCAAGAGGCCCGTCCTCACCGTGGGGGAGCATGTGGAAAGCGCCGGTTGAAAGCTGAAAGCCATTGTAGGGGAGGTTTGCAAACCTGCCACCGATTCTCGGCGATTTCTCGAGGACAGTAACGTCGTAGTTGTTCTTCGCGAGGAAAGAAGCGGTGAGTAGTCCGCCTATTCCAGAGCCTATGACGATAGCCCTCATTCTATCACCGAGGAAAAAGAACGGGGAGGAATATAAAAGAATATCGAGAAGCAGAACTGCTCAGAGCCTCCACTCAACTCCAAGAATCTCGCTGTAAGCATCTAAAACCCTGCTCAGGTACTCCTTGGCGGTGCCGACTTTGTCAATCTTAAAGCGCTCGGCCCACTTCTTGTTTCCAAACTCCTCGCTTCCTTTAGCGATGAGGTCTATGACTCTCATCGAGTCCCAGAAGGCTGGAGTATAGCCGGCCTTTCTGGCGTACTCTATGAGCCTCTTTATCTGCCTCCTTGCGTGCTCCTCCATGTCTATATTTTCGCCGTAGGCGTCCATAAAGAGGGCCTTCAAGACAGGCTTC harbors:
- a CDS encoding FAD-dependent oxidoreductase, with translation MRAIVIGSGIGGLLTASFLAKNNYDVTVLEKSPRIGGRFANLPYNGFQLSTGAFHMLPHGEDGPLAYLLKLLGANVQIMNSNPKGMIFYGGKTFHYREGWKYLSFTEKARATKLLLDVKRGKLPKGEEAEMSGREWIREKIGDNEFVDLFIKSFLGWADSVLDVPAGELAREIKAALKWGGPGLVKGGCSAITDELA